The following coding sequences are from one Triticum dicoccoides isolate Atlit2015 ecotype Zavitan chromosome 4A, WEW_v2.0, whole genome shotgun sequence window:
- the LOC119287080 gene encoding poly [ADP-ribose] polymerase tankyrase-2-like: MGAAQSSPDEPVPDLASMLDACPGPTERALLAAVLDGDVPRLKDLVRAMDVEDRANLADMDILEGVGLLGLASYTRKMKVCEYLVEELGLDVNAGGSRGGPPPLGCAALCGEFVAARYLLNHGADPNKIDGTGFAPLHCAAKNGHECVLRLLLSRGASVDIDGAHGTPLHTASYYGNAGALKILLDHHADPNRVSEISCAPLLMALSSTKHGVSESDSLNCVKLLVKAGADMNSANPCTPLVVAATYGLADCIKYLLEAGANPNIPDEQCGTTPIEIVADSGRRELVEILFPYTKPIQCVPIWSIDGIITHVKSKHLKDKDKVGQDKKAELKSLGAKAVEEKDYAGASKFYSEAIKVDPEDATLYSNRSFCHLRIGEARDALVDANACIRLQPDWPKGYWRKGAALTALKDHKEACDTYMAAMKLDPTSQEIHEAFWDAVAAMRAELDAGESGSSSESD, from the exons ATGGGGGCGGCGCAGTCGTCCCCGGACGAGCCCGTCCCCGACCTGGCCTCCATGCTCGACG CCTGCCCCGGCCCGACGGAGAGGGCGCTGCTCGCGGCGGTCCTGGATGGCGACGTTCCCCGCCTCAAGG ATTTGGTTCGTGCAATGGATGTTGAGGATAGAGCAAACCTTGCTGACATGGATATACTAGAGGGCGTTGGACTGCTAGGATTGGCCTCATACACGCGTAAAATGAAGGTCTGCGAATACTTGGTAGAGGAGCTTGGTCTTGACGTCAATGCTGGTGGCTCCCGTGGTG GTCCACCACCTTTGGGTTGTGCAGcgttgtgtggagaatttgttgctgCCAGATATCTTCTCAACCATGGAGCCGATCCAAATAAGATAGATGGGACAGGCTTTGCTCCTCTTCATTGTGCTGCCAAAAatg GGCATGAATGTGTACTGCGTCTATTATTATCCAGAGGAGCCAGTGTGGATATAGATGGCGCTCATGGGACGCCCCTGCACACTGCTTCTTACTATGGGAATGCTGGTGCTTTGAAGATTTTGTTGGACCACCATGCAGAT CCAAACAGGGTGTCAGAAATTTCATGTGCCCCTCTACTTATGGCTCTTAGTTCTACCAAGCATGGAGTGAGTGAATCTGACTCACTGAACTGTGTCAAGCTACTTGTCAAG GCTGGTGCTGACATGAATTCTGCTAATCCGTGCACTCCCTTGGTGGTGGCAGCTACGTATGGCTTGGCTGATTGTATTAAGTACTTGCTAGAGGCTGGTGCAAATCCTAACATTCCAGATGAGCAG TGCGGTACGACACCAATAGAAATCGTTGCAGACTCTGGAAGAAGAGAGCTCGTGGAGATTCTATTTCCGTACACCAAACCCATTCAATGTGTGCCAATCTGGAGTATTGATGGAATCATTACCCACGTAAAATCAAAGCACTTGAAGGACAAG GACAAGGTAGGTCAAGATAAGAAGGCTGAGCTGAAATCACTTGGTGCAAAAGCAGTAGAGGAGAAGGACTACGCCGGTGCATCAAAATTCTACAGTGAG GCAATCAAAGTGGATCCTGAAGATGCAACGCTCTATTCAAACAGGAGCTTTTGCCATTTAAGGATTGGTGAAGCACGTGATGCtctggtggatgccaatgcttgcATAAGGCTGCAGCCTGATTGGCCAAAAGGTTACTGGCGGAAAGGAGCTGCCTTAACGGCACTCAAG GATCACAAGGAAGCATGTGATACGTATATGGCTGCGATGAAGCTGGATCCTACAAGTCAGGAGATTCATGAAGCATTTTG GGATGCTGTTGCGGCAATGAGGGCGGAACTTGACGCTGGAGAAAGCGGCAGCTCATCTGAATCTGATTAG
- the LOC119287082 gene encoding ankyrin-1-like isoform X1, translating into MRMMDNVNASDSDSSDNNEEMEDYGPLHEAAGTGRMDTCKYLVEELGFDINADANNDSGMTPLACAVARGKAIAVRYLLDKGANLNKQDSVGFSPLHYATKKGNDGLVRLLLSKGASPDISSCEGTPLHVAVSDGNYGIVQSLLQHDADPNRVFSDLGTPMTAAVLCADVICVAGKISVSAALKCMKLLVKAGAGLNCTTPDTPLVIATSKDLTECVQYLLEVGADANIPSNYNGTTPIEIAADSGRRELVEILFPYTKPIQRVSNWSVDGIITHAKSKHLKDKGKQCDKASKVKQSDKDSKVKRKEDASARKSSSEEKVIQDKKAELKSLGAKAVEEKDYAGASKFYSEAVKVDPKDATLYSNRSLCHLRIGDAHDALVDADACIRLRPDWPKGYCRKGAALTVLKDHKEACDAYMAAVKLDPSNQELHEAFWEAVAAMKAELGAGQSGSSSDSD; encoded by the exons ATGA GGATGATGGACAATGTGAATGCGAGCGACAGTGATTCGTCGGATAACAACGAGGAGATGGAGGACTATGGGCCGCTGCACGAGGCGGCCGGCACGGGGAGGATGGACACTTGCAAGTACCTGGTGGAGGAGCTTGGGTTCGACATCAATGCTGATGCCAACAATGATTCGG GCATGACACCCTTGGCTTGTGCGGTGGCGCGTGGTAAAGCAATTGCTGTGAGGTATTTGCTTGACAAAGGTGCTAATCTGAATAAGCAAGACAGCGTAGGCTTTTCTCCTCTGCACTATGCTACAAAGAAAG GAAACGATGGGCTGGTACGACTGTTGCTATCCAAAGGAGCTAGTCCTGATATATCCTCTTGTGAAGGGACGCCACTACACGTGGCTGTGTCGGATGGGAATTATGGCATCGTCCAGTCTTTATTGCAGCATGATGCAGAT CCAAACAGGGTTTTTTCAGATTTAGGAACACCCATGACTGCTGCAGTTCTTTGTGCTGATGTTATTTGTGTCGCTGGAAAAATTTCTGTGTCTGCTGCTTTGAAGTGCATGAAGCTTCTTGTCAAG GCTGGTGCTGGTTTGAACTGTACGACTCCTGATACTCCATTGGTGATAGCAACCAGCAAAGACTTAACTGAATGTGTCCAGTACTTGTTGGAGGTCGGTGCAGATGCCAATATTCCAAGCAACTAT AACGGTACGACACCAATAGAAATCGCTGCAGACTCTGGAAGAAGAGAGCTCGTGGAGATTCTATTTCCATACACTAAACCCATTCAACGTGTGTCAAACTGGAGTGTTGATGGAATCATTACCCACGCAAAATCAAAGCACTTGAAGGACAAG GGTAAGCAATGTGATAAGGCCAGCAAGGTTAAGCAAAGTGATAAGGACAGCAAGGTTAAGCGGAAAGAGGATGCCAGTGCACGGAAGTCCTCTTCCGAG GAGAAGGTAATTCAAGATAAGAAGGCTGAGCTGAAATCACTTGGTGCAAAAGCAGTAGAGGAAAAGGACTATGCCGGTGCATCAAAATTCTACAGCGAG GCAGTCAAAGTGGATCCTAAAGATGCAACGCTCTATTCAAACAGGAGCCTATGCCATCTAAGGATTGGTGACGCACATGATGCTCTGGTGGATGCTGATGCTTGCATCAGGCTGCGGCCTGATTGGCCAAAGGGTTACTGCCGGAAAGGAGCTGCCTTAACAGTGCTCAAG GATCACAAGGAAGCATGCGATGCGTACATGGCTGCGGTGAAACTGGATCCATCAAATCAGGAGTTGCATGAAGCATTTTG GGAGGCGGTTGCGGCAATGAAGGCGGAACTTGGCGCTGGACAAAGCGGCAGCTCATCGGACTCTGATTAG
- the LOC119287082 gene encoding ankyrin-1-like isoform X2, whose protein sequence is MRMMDNVNASDSDSSDNNEEMEDYGPLHEAAGTGRMDTCKYLVEELGFDINADANNDSGMTPLACAVARGKAIAVRYLLDKGANLNKQDSVGFSPLHYATKKGNDGLVRLLLSKGASPDISSCEGTPLHVAVSDGNYGIVQSLLQHDADPNRVFSDLGTPMTAAVLCADVICVAGKISVSAALKCMKLLVKAGAGLNCTTPDTPLVIATSKDLTECVQYLLEVGADANIPSNYNGTTPIEIAADSGRRELVEILFPYTKPIQRVSNWSVDGIITHAKSKHLKDKGKQCDKASKVKQSDKDSKVKRKEDASARKSSSEKVIQDKKAELKSLGAKAVEEKDYAGASKFYSEAVKVDPKDATLYSNRSLCHLRIGDAHDALVDADACIRLRPDWPKGYCRKGAALTVLKDHKEACDAYMAAVKLDPSNQELHEAFWEAVAAMKAELGAGQSGSSSDSD, encoded by the exons ATGA GGATGATGGACAATGTGAATGCGAGCGACAGTGATTCGTCGGATAACAACGAGGAGATGGAGGACTATGGGCCGCTGCACGAGGCGGCCGGCACGGGGAGGATGGACACTTGCAAGTACCTGGTGGAGGAGCTTGGGTTCGACATCAATGCTGATGCCAACAATGATTCGG GCATGACACCCTTGGCTTGTGCGGTGGCGCGTGGTAAAGCAATTGCTGTGAGGTATTTGCTTGACAAAGGTGCTAATCTGAATAAGCAAGACAGCGTAGGCTTTTCTCCTCTGCACTATGCTACAAAGAAAG GAAACGATGGGCTGGTACGACTGTTGCTATCCAAAGGAGCTAGTCCTGATATATCCTCTTGTGAAGGGACGCCACTACACGTGGCTGTGTCGGATGGGAATTATGGCATCGTCCAGTCTTTATTGCAGCATGATGCAGAT CCAAACAGGGTTTTTTCAGATTTAGGAACACCCATGACTGCTGCAGTTCTTTGTGCTGATGTTATTTGTGTCGCTGGAAAAATTTCTGTGTCTGCTGCTTTGAAGTGCATGAAGCTTCTTGTCAAG GCTGGTGCTGGTTTGAACTGTACGACTCCTGATACTCCATTGGTGATAGCAACCAGCAAAGACTTAACTGAATGTGTCCAGTACTTGTTGGAGGTCGGTGCAGATGCCAATATTCCAAGCAACTAT AACGGTACGACACCAATAGAAATCGCTGCAGACTCTGGAAGAAGAGAGCTCGTGGAGATTCTATTTCCATACACTAAACCCATTCAACGTGTGTCAAACTGGAGTGTTGATGGAATCATTACCCACGCAAAATCAAAGCACTTGAAGGACAAG GGTAAGCAATGTGATAAGGCCAGCAAGGTTAAGCAAAGTGATAAGGACAGCAAGGTTAAGCGGAAAGAGGATGCCAGTGCACGGAAGTCCTCTTCCGAG AAGGTAATTCAAGATAAGAAGGCTGAGCTGAAATCACTTGGTGCAAAAGCAGTAGAGGAAAAGGACTATGCCGGTGCATCAAAATTCTACAGCGAG GCAGTCAAAGTGGATCCTAAAGATGCAACGCTCTATTCAAACAGGAGCCTATGCCATCTAAGGATTGGTGACGCACATGATGCTCTGGTGGATGCTGATGCTTGCATCAGGCTGCGGCCTGATTGGCCAAAGGGTTACTGCCGGAAAGGAGCTGCCTTAACAGTGCTCAAG GATCACAAGGAAGCATGCGATGCGTACATGGCTGCGGTGAAACTGGATCCATCAAATCAGGAGTTGCATGAAGCATTTTG GGAGGCGGTTGCGGCAATGAAGGCGGAACTTGGCGCTGGACAAAGCGGCAGCTCATCGGACTCTGATTAG
- the LOC119287084 gene encoding poly [ADP-ribose] polymerase tankyrase-1-like, with protein MGEDDRESLASVRLRDVGALHAAASKGDVGICKYLVEELGFDVDSEAANPGSGATPLSFAVGHGEVNATRYFLEKGADPNIKDSSNGTTPLHEAVATGCDEIARLLLSKGANVDAPSPHGTPLVAAAAHGKFSAMKILLEHHADPNKVSWDLGTPLTTALYVTPERMNESTCLECMKLIVKAGADVNCTTPETPLAIATNNGLTTCVKYLLEVGANINVPAKQVKKGDNDSKASLKSSGAKAAEGKNYVAASKFYSEDKSSDKDRKARLKSQGAKAVEGKDYAAASKFYTEKPSEDTSISAIKLDPADAVLYSNRSLCHLKCGEAHAALVDANACISLNPKFPKGYYRKGAALMSLLEYKQASAAFSAGMKLKPENEEMQVAHRGAVGAMRKEQSEPGLRALD; from the exons ATGGGCGAGGATGACAGGGAGTCGCTTGCCTCCGTGAGGCTCAGGGACGTTGGGGCATTGCATGCCGCAGCATCCAAGGGTGATGTGGGGATCTGCAAGTACTTGGTGGAGGAGCTTGGATTTGATGTCGACTCCGAGGCTGCTAATCCTGGCTCTG GTGCGACGCCTTTGTCTTTTGCGGTGGGGCATGGGGAAGTGAATGCCACAAGGTATTTTCTTGAAAAAGGTGCTGATCCCAACATAAAAGATTCCTCCAACGGCACGACTCCTCTGCATGAAGCAGTAGCAACag GCTGTGATGAAATTGCACGACTGCTGCTATCGAAAGgagctaatgttgatgcaccttctCCTCATGGGACGCCTCTAGTTGCCGCTGCAGCTCATGGGAAGTTCAGTGCTATGAAGATTTTGCTGGAGCACCATGCAGAT CCGAACAAAGTCTCATGGGACCTTGGTACACCCTTGACCACAGCACTCTATGTTACTCCTGAAAGAATGAATGAATCCACTTGCTTAGAGTGCATGAAACTTATTGTCAAG GCTGGTGCGGACGTCAATTGTACAACTCCTGAAACTCCATTGGCGATAGCAACTAACAATGGCTTAACCACATGCGTTAAATACTTGTTGGAGGTTGGCGCAAATATCAATGTTCCAGCTAAGCAG gTTAAGAAAGGTGACAATGATAGCAAAGCTTCACTGAAATCAAGCGGTGCAAAAGCTGCTGAAGGGAAGAACTATGTCGCTGCATCAAAATTCTATTCCGAG GACAAGTCAAGTGACAAAGATAGGAAGGCTCGGCTGAAATCACAAGGTGCAAAAGCAGTTGAGGGCAAGGACTATGCCGCGGCATCAAAATTCTATACTGAAAAACCATCGGAAGACACTTCTATTTCT GCAATCAAGCTGGATCCGGCTGACGCGGTGTTGTATTCGAACAGGAGCCTGTGCCATCTGAAGTGTGGTGAAGCACATGCCGCTTTGGTTGATGCCAATGCTTGCATAAGTCTGAACCCTAAGTTTCCTAAAGGTTACTACCGGAAAGGAGCCGCCCTCATGTCTCTTCTG GAGTACAAACAGGCCTCTGCTGCGTTCTCGGCTGGAATGAAACTGAAGCCTGAAAACGAGGAGATGCAGGTAGCGCATAG GGGGGCGGTTGGGGCGATGAGGAAGGAACAGTCCGAGCCGGGTCTCCGCGCACTGGATTAG